The following coding sequences are from one Pasteurellaceae bacterium RH1A window:
- a CDS encoding antitoxin, with product MLTGKLRQQGGAMVLTVPNAIVAQMGWQVGNLLDIESQGETVVLRSAKRKPRGRKSLDELLAGIDCQEIQTLNEEMAEYNALPAKGNEVW from the coding sequence ATGCTAACAGGAAAACTACGCCAACAAGGCGGTGCCATGGTGCTAACCGTACCCAACGCTATTGTGGCTCAAATGGGCTGGCAGGTTGGCAATTTATTGGATATTGAATCGCAGGGCGAAACTGTTGTACTACGCTCTGCCAAACGTAAACCACGGGGCAGAAAGAGCCTGGATGAACTCCTTGCTGGCATTGACTGCCAAGAGATTCAAACCCTAAATGAAGAAATGGCAGAATATAATGCCCTGCCTGCTAAGGGTAATGAGGTCTGGTAA
- a CDS encoding growth inhibitor PemK has protein sequence MVMRIPKKGEIWHIDPDPTSGKELRNPHYFIVVSEQALNKALGVAICCPISTGGNAARSHSVTVALDGNSTKSGKITGVVLCHQVRALDLSARQASYSTEAESYLVDEVVMKLVDLIDPQ, from the coding sequence CTGGTAATGCGTATTCCTAAAAAAGGCGAGATTTGGCATATCGATCCAGACCCAACATCAGGCAAAGAGCTAAGAAATCCGCACTATTTTATCGTGGTTTCTGAACAGGCCCTTAATAAAGCATTGGGTGTCGCCATTTGTTGTCCTATTTCCACCGGCGGAAATGCAGCACGTTCGCATAGTGTAACCGTCGCCTTAGATGGTAACAGCACTAAATCAGGCAAAATCACAGGCGTGGTACTTTGCCATCAAGTTAGAGCCTTAGACCTATCTGCTCGACAAGCAAGCTACAGCACCGAGGCCGAATCTTATTTGGTGGATGAAGTCGTGATGAAATTGGTCGATTTAATTGATCCGCAATAG
- a CDS encoding exodeoxyribonuclease I: MNNHTFFIYDYESFGVNPASDRPAQFAGIRTDSDFNIIGEPVMFFCKQTPDYLPHPQAVMVTGITPQQCNEQGLSEPEFARRIHAEFSQPNTCIMGFNNIRYDDEMTRYTFFRNFFEPYEYSYKNGNSRWDLLDVVRACYALRPEGINWAFDEEGKPSFKLENLTRANGIEHSNAHDAMADVYATIAMAKLIKEKQPKLFDFFFNNRGKKALEAMIDTGEMTPLVHVSGMLGNYRGNTTWVVPLAWHPSNQNAVIVCDLAGNVQDLLNEEAALLRSRLYTKKEELEAQGLASVPLKLVHINKCPILAPAKTLLPENAQRLGIDRAACLENLKAIKAQKNLVREKVIEIFSEERSFAASPNVETTLYEGFFSPADKNNMAILRDLPPEELAHHGLKFSDPRVKKLLFHYRARHYPHTLDRAEQIRWQKYCLQQIDNQAQEFAAAMDELFSDYHDQPDKLALLESLGQYAKQLEDGPKFQATAKPENDQLLNQLNATADQALSKAEKLRQLQALMKQSS; the protein is encoded by the coding sequence ATGAACAACCATACTTTTTTTATCTACGATTACGAGAGCTTTGGGGTCAATCCTGCCTCCGACCGCCCGGCCCAGTTTGCTGGCATTCGTACCGACAGCGACTTTAATATCATTGGCGAGCCGGTTATGTTTTTCTGCAAGCAAACCCCTGACTACCTGCCTCATCCGCAGGCGGTGATGGTCACGGGCATTACCCCCCAACAGTGTAATGAACAGGGCCTGTCTGAACCTGAATTTGCCAGGCGGATCCACGCCGAATTTAGCCAGCCCAACACCTGCATTATGGGCTTCAACAACATCCGTTATGACGACGAGATGACCCGCTATACCTTCTTCCGCAACTTCTTTGAGCCTTATGAATACAGCTACAAAAACGGCAATTCCCGCTGGGACTTACTGGATGTGGTTCGGGCCTGCTATGCCCTGCGGCCAGAGGGCATCAACTGGGCCTTTGATGAGGAAGGCAAGCCCAGTTTTAAACTGGAAAACCTAACCCGTGCAAATGGCATTGAGCATAGCAACGCCCACGATGCCATGGCGGACGTTTACGCCACCATTGCCATGGCTAAATTAATCAAGGAAAAACAGCCCAAGCTCTTTGACTTCTTCTTTAACAATCGAGGCAAAAAAGCCCTAGAGGCTATGATTGACACGGGGGAAATGACCCCGCTGGTTCATGTTTCAGGTATGTTGGGAAATTATCGGGGCAATACCACTTGGGTTGTACCTTTAGCCTGGCATCCAAGTAATCAAAATGCGGTGATCGTCTGTGATCTGGCTGGAAACGTGCAAGATCTCCTCAATGAAGAGGCTGCCCTGCTCCGCTCCCGTCTCTACACCAAAAAAGAAGAGTTAGAAGCTCAAGGCCTGGCCTCTGTGCCGCTTAAACTGGTGCATATTAACAAGTGCCCGATTTTAGCCCCTGCCAAGACCCTGCTCCCAGAAAATGCCCAACGCTTGGGCATTGACCGAGCCGCCTGTTTGGAAAACCTCAAGGCCATCAAGGCACAAAAAAATCTGGTGCGGGAAAAGGTGATTGAAATCTTTAGCGAAGAACGCAGTTTTGCCGCCTCTCCCAATGTGGAAACCACCCTTTACGAGGGCTTTTTCTCCCCTGCTGATAAAAACAATATGGCCATTTTGCGGGATTTACCGCCTGAAGAGCTGGCCCATCACGGCCTCAAATTTAGCGACCCACGGGTGAAAAAGCTGCTCTTCCACTACCGTGCCCGCCACTACCCGCATACTCTAGATAGAGCCGAGCAGATCCGCTGGCAAAAATACTGCCTGCAACAAATTGATAACCAGGCCCAAGAATTTGCAGCCGCCATGGATGAGCTTTTTAGCGACTACCACGATCAGCCTGACAAACTGGCCCTGCTTGAAAGTTTGGGCCAATATGCCAAGCAACTGGAAGACGGCCCTAAATTTCAAGCCACAGCCAAGCCTGAAAATGACCAACTGCTTAACCAGCTCAATGCAACGGCCGATCAGGCCTTGAGCAAGGCAGAAAAATTAAGGCAACTTCAGGCTCTGATGAAACAATCTAGCTAA